DNA from Gracilinanus agilis isolate LMUSP501 chromosome 3, AgileGrace, whole genome shotgun sequence:
GGCTTTGGTGGGCATCATTACTCACATTTTTACAACCCACACATCTGTTAACATAGGAATCTTACTTCACACagttactaattgtgtgatcatgagtaagtctcttaatccttcagaacttccatttccttatctgtaagatcaGGATAATCATAGCCTAGCTCAATGATGGGGAACccatggcacgggtgccaaagatggcacacacaacactctctgtgggcacgcagTCACCAGCTCCCCTCTGCCCCCTTCtcagttcgttactagaaaggcagaaggactcaggtGCTGCTTcttgcctctccctctccaccgtgcctgatgcccttctgcccagcagcccaatgggagcacacaggggttaaggtgggcagctcacaggcgaCAGAGATGGAGGGGAGCGGAGCGCTCGGGCCACTCCCCTACCCCTATCTACTctctctgaggacattcctcatttcacccacctCTCCccacagcagcccaatgggagtgcttcctccctcccctgtgtagggtaaggaGGGGACATACCGAACACTCAGTCGTagggaggggcacagcacattgactgggggtgggggcagggtctGACATTCCAtatttaaaaggttcaccatcactggcctagcttGTAGAGTTATCCTAAAGATCAAAGGAAATCATAtataaaaagcactttgcaaaccataaagttcTATTTAGTGTAAACTAACCCATTCCtcactcatttttttctgttctctggGCTTAGAACCAAACTCCCCCCTCTGCAACATCCCATTTATTAAATTATTCCTAAAAAATTAGCTATCTCcataaagaatattattttcatgAAAGCAATTAATAACATTAgaattaaattagaataaaaacattagaaaagatAAGACCACATTAGAAAGGATAAAGCATATTCAAAATTTGAGGGACTAGACCAGTAGTatcaaactgaaaaagaaaggagagaggggggcagctgggtagttcagtggattgagagtcaggcctagagatgggaggtcttaggttcaaatctggcctcaaacacttcccagctgtgtgaccctgggcaagtcacttgacccccattgcccacccttaccactcttctacctaagagccaatacacagaagttaaaggtttaaaaatgtaaaaacaaaaacaaaaacaaacaaaaaagaaaggagagccaCTAATCTGTAGGTAAAAGGCCCTACGGGCTGCATATTGtcttagttttagtttttttttgtgatttgaaaaaatttatttaattaactaatttagaatatttttccatggttacatgattcatgttctttccctcccctcttcccactctcctcccatagccaaagagcaaattccactgggttttacatgtgtcattgatcaagacctatttccatattattgatatttgcactagggtgatcaatTAGAGCCAACAttcccaaacatatccccattgacccatgtgatcaagcagctgtttttcttctatgtttctgctcccacagttctttctctggatgtggatagcgttttttctcataagtccctcagaattgttctggatcattgcattgctgctagtagagaagtccattacaatcgattgtaTCAGattttgtgtataatgttctcctggttctgctccttttgctctgcatcaattcctggaggtcattccagttcattattcctttcagcacaatagtattccatcactatcagatactacaatttgttcagccattccccaattgatggacactcattttacagttttttgccaccacaaagagtgaggctacaaatatttttgtacaagtatttttccttattatctctttgaggtataaacccagcagtggcatagCTATATCAAAAGGCTTTagttttaaaatggaatattatctatgttatattgcatttacatttattttgttaaatatttcctaattccattttaatctggtttgggtggCACTTGGGAGCCTTGTGGGTTGTACGTGGCCCCTGGGCCATATGTCTGACACTGCTCTGCTCTAGTCTGCTTGTGACCACCAGCCTTGCAAAATAATATCATTATTGCTCAAATTAGAATAACAactgaaaattttatatataatatatttaatataaattatgctatatattatatgtttatctaagtatatttatatattatatataaattatgtaattacatataaaaataaaatatattttctatttatattacatataaaatatattatattaattatctgTTAATTATACatgatttataattatattacatataaaatatataatctctTTGTATTACATTAGACATTTAAGAACATGATTCTAATGAGGGGAGGTTTGGCTTCATCCGACTATTAAAAGGGCCCCATGACCCAAAAGAGGTTACAAACCTCTGATTCATTCACTCTCTGAATTTTACAGATATAAATACTAAAAAGAGAGGATTTGCCCAAAGACACAGTAACAGAATGGAGAAAAGTATTATccatcaggaaaggtttcctgaccccaggctagcatattgtatatattgtgAAACTGAATCTTCTGTCCTCACTATATTACAACATAGCTCTGAAGGAGGCCATCCTGGCCAGAAGCCCTGGCCTTNNNNNNNNNNNNNNNNNNNNNNNNNNNNNNNNNNNNNNNNNNNNNNNNNNNNNNNNNNNNNNNNNNNNNNNNNNNNNNNNNNNNNNNNNNNNNNNNNNNNNNNNNNNNNNNNNNNNNNNNNNNNNNNNNNNNNNNNNNNNNNNNNNNNNNNNNNNNNNNNNNNNNNNNNNNNNNNNNNNNNNNNNNNNNNNNNNNNNNNNNNNNNNNNNNNNNNNNNNNNNNNNNNNNNNNNNNNNNNNNNNNNNNNNNNNNNNNNNNNNNNNNNNNNNNNNNNNNNNNNNNNNNNNNNNNNNNNNNNNNNNNNNNNNNNNNNNNNNNNNNNNNNNNNNNNNNNNNNNNNNNNNNNNNNNNNNNNNNNNNNNNNNNNNNNNNNNNNNNNNNNNNNNNNNNNNNNNNNNNNNNNNNNNNNNNNNNNNNNNNNNNNNNNNNNNNNNNNNNNNNNNNNNNNNNNNNNNNNNNNNNNNNNNNNNNNNNNNNNNNNNNNNNNNNNNNNNNNNNNNNNNNNNNNNNNNNNNNNNNNNNNNNNNNNNNNNNNNNNNNNNNNNNNNNNNNNNNNNNNNNNNNNNNNNNNNNNNNNNNNNNNNNNNNNNNNNNNNNNNNNNNNNNNNNNNNNNNNNNNNNNNNNNNNNNNNNNNNNNNNNNNNNNNNNNNNNNNNNNNNNNNNNNNNNNNNNNNNNNNNNNNNNNNNNNNNNNNNNNNNNNNNNNNNNNNNNNNNNNNNNNNNNNNNNNNNNNNNNNNNNNNNNNNNNNNNNNNNNNNNNNNNNNNNNNNNNNNNNNNNNNNNNNNNNNNNNNNNNNNNNNNNNNNNNNNNNNNNNNNNNNNNNNNNNNNNNNNNNNNNNNNNNNNNNNNNNNNNNNNNNNNNNNNNNNNNNNNNNNNNNNNNNNNNNNNNNNNNNNNNNNNNNNNNNNNNNNNNNNNNNNNNNNNNNNNNNNNNNNNNNNNNNNNNNNNNNNNNNNNNNNNNNNNNNNNNNNNNNNNNNNNNNNNNNNNNNNNNNNNNNNNNNNNNNNNNNNNNNNNNNNNNNNNNNNNNNNNNNNNNNNNNNNNNNNNNNNNNNNNNNNNNNNNNNNNNNNNNNNNNNNNNNNNNNNNNNNNNNNNNNNNNNNNNNNNNNNNNNNNNNNNNNNNNNNNNNNNNNNNNNNNNNNNNNNNNNNNNNNNNNNNNNNNNNNNNNNNNNNNNNNNNNNNNNNNNNNNNNNNNNNNNNNNNNNNNNNNNNNNNNNNNNNNNNNNNNNNNNNNNNNNNNNNNNNNNNNNNNNNNNNNNNNNNNNNNNNNNNNNNNNNNNNNNNNNNNNNNNNNNNNNNNNNNNNNNNNNNNNNNNNNNNNNNNNNNNNNNNNNNNNNNNNNNNNNNNNNNNNNNNNNNNNNNNNNNNNNNNNNNNNNNNNNNNNNNNNNNNNNNNNNNNNNNNNNNNNNNNNNNNNNNNNNNNNNNNNNNNNNNNNNNNNNNNNNNNNNNNNNNNNNNNNNNNNNNNNNNNNNNNNNNNNNNNNNNNNNNNNNNNNNNNNNNNNNNNNNNNNNNNNNNNNNNNNNNNNNNNNNNNNNNNNNNNNNNNNNNNNNNNNNNNNNNNNNNNNNNNNNNNNNNNNNNNNNNNNNNNNNNNNNNNNNNNNNNNNNNNNNNNNNNNNNNNNNNNNNNNNNNNNNNNNNNNNNNNNNNNNNNNNNNNNNNNNNNNNNNNNNNNNNNNNNNNNNNNNNNNNNNNNNNNNNNNNNNNNNNNNNNNNNNNNNNNNNNNNNNNNNNNNNNNNNNNNNNNNNNNNNNNNNNNNNNNNNNNNNNNNNNNNNNNNNNNNNNNNNNNNNNNNNNNNNNNNNNNNNNNNNNNNNNNNNNNNNNNNNNNNNNNNNNNNNNNNNNNNNNNNNNNNNNNNNNNNNNNNNNNNNNNNNNNNNNNNNNNNNNNNNNNNNNNNNNNNNNNNNNNNNNNNNNNNNNNNNNNNNNNNNNNNNNNNNNNNNNNNNNNNNNNNNNNNNNNNNNNNNNNNNNNNNNNNNNNNNNNNNNNNNNNNNNNNNNNNNNNNNNNNNNNNNNNNNNNNNNNNNNNNNNNNNNNNNNNNNNNNNNNNNNNNNNNNNNNNNNNNNNNNNNNNNNNNNNNNNNNNNNNNNNNNNNNNNNNNNNNNNNNNNNNNNNNNNNNNNNNNNNNNNNNNNNNNNNNNNNNNNNNNNNNNNNNNNNNNNNNNNNNNNNNNNNNNNNNNNNNNNNNNNNNNNNNNNNNNNNNNNNNNNNNNNNNNttccattttaatctggtttgggtggCACTTGGGAGCCTTGTGGGTTGTACGTGGCCCCTGGGCCATATGTCTGACACTGCTCTGCTCTAGTCTGCTTGTGACCACCAGCCTTGCAAAATAATATCATTATTGCTCAAATTAGAATAACAactgaaaattttatatataatatatttaatataaattatgctatatattatatgtttatctaagtatatttatatattatatataaattatgtaattacatataaaaataaaatatattttctatttatattacatataaaatatattatattaattatctgTTAATTATACatgatttataattatattacatataaaatatataatctctTTGTATTACATTAGACATTTAAGAACATGATTCTAATGAGGGGAGGTTTGGCTTCATCCGACTATTAAAAGGGCCCCATGACCCAAAAGAGGTTACAAACCTCTGATTCATTCACTCTCTGAATTTTACAGATATAAATACTAAAAAGAGAGGATTTGCCCAAAGACACAGTAACAGAATGGAGAAAAGTATTATccatcaggaaaggtttcctgaccccaggctagcatattgtatatattgtgAAACTGAATCTTCTGTCCTCACTATATTACAACATAGCTCTGAAGGAGGCCATCCTGGCCAGAAGCCCTGGCCTTCTGTTTAAAGGCAGAGGTTGCCAGGGAGGAGAATAGCCATGTGCTTTATCCAGACCAGAAGGTTCCGTCACCTGATTCCACTCTGGGGTTCTTGAGATTGGCTGGAGATAGCGACGTGTTTATCCACTGGCTGAGATGCAGCCCATTCCCCTCTCCAGTGCCCTTTGTCTGCCTCTTCCCTCCTGCCCCCAGATCACCCTGAACCTTAGGGAATAGTCAGCCTATAAATAACCAGGAGACTTGCAAATCCAAAAGCATCTCCCTGAGCAGTCGCACTGAAAGAACCAGTGATGCAGGTCCTGAACAAACCCTACCCCAAAAACTGCCTGCTCACTGTTATGGACAGGTATTCGGCCACAGTGAGGAACATGGAGCAGGTGGTCATGATCCCCAGCCTCCTGAGGGACGTGGCCCTGGAAGACCAAAGCTGCGAAGCTCCAGCAGATGAGGCAGGCATCCATGACCTCTACAGCTACTATACCATGCTCAAGTCTATCCGGGTGGATGTGGACAATGGGCTGCTGCCCAAGAACGAGTGGAAGA
Protein-coding regions in this window:
- the LOC123238792 gene encoding thyroid hormone-inducible hepatic protein codes for the protein MQVLNKPYPKNCLLTVMDRYSATVRNMEQVVMIPSLLRDVALEDQSCEAPADEAGIHDLYSYYTMLKSIRVDVDNGLLPKNEWKTKMTNSDEEEEEEEEEEEEEKRGEEPDLETQFHLHFSSLHHILTHLTLKANEVTKRYQELTGLTM